One part of the Phacochoerus africanus isolate WHEZ1 chromosome 7, ROS_Pafr_v1, whole genome shotgun sequence genome encodes these proteins:
- the ACVR1B gene encoding activin receptor type-1B isoform X2, with translation MVSIFNLDGMEHHVRTCIPKVELVPAGKPFYCLSSEDLRNTHCCYTDFCNKIDLRVPSGHLKEPEHPSMWGPVELVGIIAGPVFLLFLIIIIVFLVINYHQRVYHNRQRLDMEDPSCEMCLSKDKTLQDLVYDLSTSGSGSGLPLFVQRTVARTIVLQEIIGKGRFGEVWRGRWRGGDVAVKIFSSREERSWFREAEIYQTVMLRHENILGFIAADNKDNGTWTQLWLVSDYHEHGSLFDYLNRYTVTIEGMIKLALSAASGLAHLHMEIVGTQGKPGIAHRDLKSKNILVKKNGMCAIADLGLAVRHDAVTDTIDIAPNQRVGTKRYMAPEVLDETINMKHFDSFKCADIYALGLVYWEIARRCNSGGVHEEYQLPYYDLVPSDPSIEEMRKVVCDQKLRPNIPNWWQSYEALRVMGKMMRECWYANGAARLTALRIKKTLSQLSVQEDVKI, from the exons ATGGTTTCCATTTTCAACCTGGACGGGATGGAGCACCATGTGCGCACCTGCATCCCCAAGGTGGAGCTGGTCCCCGCTGGGAAGCCCTTCTACTGCCTGAGCTCTGAGGACCTGCGCAACACGCACTGCTGCTACACCGACTTCTGCAACAAGATCGACCTGAGGGTGCCCAGCG GTCACCTCAAGGAGCCTGAGCACCCCTCCATGTGGGGCCCCGTGGAGCTGGTGGGCATTATTGCTGGCCCAGTGTTCCTCCTGtttctcatcatcatcatcgtcttCCTTGTCATTAACTACCATCAGCGAGTCTATCACAACCGCCAGAGGCTGGACATGGAGGACCCCTCGTGTGAGATGTGTCTCTCCAAGGACAAGACGCTCCAGGACCTCGTCTACGACCTCTCCACGTCGGGGTCGGGCTCAG GGTTACCCCTTTTTGTCCAGCGCACAGTGGCCCGAACCATCGTTTTGCAGGAGATTATTGGCAAGGGCCGCTTTGGAGAAGTGTGGCGTGGCCGCTGGAGGGGTGGCGACGTGGCTGTGAAAATATTCTCCTCTCGCGAAGAGCGGTCTTGGTTCCGGGAAGCAGAGATATACCAGACGGTCATGCTGCGCCATGAAAACATCCTTGGCTTCATTGCTGCCGACAACAAAG ATAATGGCACGtggacacagctgtggctcgtCTCGGACTACCACGAGCACGGCTCCCTGTTTGACTACCTTAACCGGTACACGGTGACCATCGAGGGGATGATCAAGTTGGCCCTGTCTGCCGCGAGCGGGCTGGCACACCTGCACATGGAGATCGTGGGCACCCAAG GGAAGCCTGGAATTGCTCATCGAGACTTAAAGTCAAAGAACATCCTGGTGAAGAAGAATGGCATGTGCGCCATCGCAGACCTGGGCCTGGCCGTCCGTCACGATGCCGTCACTGACACCATTGACATTGCCCCTAACCAAAGGGTGGGAACCAAACG ATACATGGCCCCCGAAGTACTTGATGAAACCATCAACATGAAGCACTTCGACTCCTTCAAGTGTGCGGACATCTATGCCCTCGGGCTCGTGTATTGGGAGATTGCCCGAAGATGCAACTCTGGAG GAGTCCATGAAGAATATCAGCTGCCATATTATGACCTAGTGCCCTCTGACCCTTCCATCGAGGAGATGCGGAAGGTCGTATGTGACCAGAAGCTGCGTCCCAACATCCCCAACTGGTGGCAGAGTTATGAG GCGCTGCGGGTGATGGGGAAGATGATGCGGGAGTGCTGGTACGCCAACGGCGCGGCCCGCCTCACTGCGCTGCGCATCAAGAAGACCCTGTCCCAGCTCAGCGTGCAGGAGGACGTGAAGATCTAG
- the ACVR1B gene encoding activin receptor type-1B isoform X1 — protein sequence MAESAGASSFFPLVVLLLAGSGGSGPRGIQALLCACTSCLQANYTCETDGACMVSIFNLDGMEHHVRTCIPKVELVPAGKPFYCLSSEDLRNTHCCYTDFCNKIDLRVPSGHLKEPEHPSMWGPVELVGIIAGPVFLLFLIIIIVFLVINYHQRVYHNRQRLDMEDPSCEMCLSKDKTLQDLVYDLSTSGSGSGLPLFVQRTVARTIVLQEIIGKGRFGEVWRGRWRGGDVAVKIFSSREERSWFREAEIYQTVMLRHENILGFIAADNKDNGTWTQLWLVSDYHEHGSLFDYLNRYTVTIEGMIKLALSAASGLAHLHMEIVGTQGKPGIAHRDLKSKNILVKKNGMCAIADLGLAVRHDAVTDTIDIAPNQRVGTKRYMAPEVLDETINMKHFDSFKCADIYALGLVYWEIARRCNSGGVHEEYQLPYYDLVPSDPSIEEMRKVVCDQKLRPNIPNWWQSYEALRVMGKMMRECWYANGAARLTALRIKKTLSQLSVQEDVKI from the exons CTCTGCTCTGTGCCTGCACCAGCTGCCTCCAGGCCAACTACACGTGTGAGACGGATGGGGCCTGCATGGTTTCCATTTTCAACCTGGACGGGATGGAGCACCATGTGCGCACCTGCATCCCCAAGGTGGAGCTGGTCCCCGCTGGGAAGCCCTTCTACTGCCTGAGCTCTGAGGACCTGCGCAACACGCACTGCTGCTACACCGACTTCTGCAACAAGATCGACCTGAGGGTGCCCAGCG GTCACCTCAAGGAGCCTGAGCACCCCTCCATGTGGGGCCCCGTGGAGCTGGTGGGCATTATTGCTGGCCCAGTGTTCCTCCTGtttctcatcatcatcatcgtcttCCTTGTCATTAACTACCATCAGCGAGTCTATCACAACCGCCAGAGGCTGGACATGGAGGACCCCTCGTGTGAGATGTGTCTCTCCAAGGACAAGACGCTCCAGGACCTCGTCTACGACCTCTCCACGTCGGGGTCGGGCTCAG GGTTACCCCTTTTTGTCCAGCGCACAGTGGCCCGAACCATCGTTTTGCAGGAGATTATTGGCAAGGGCCGCTTTGGAGAAGTGTGGCGTGGCCGCTGGAGGGGTGGCGACGTGGCTGTGAAAATATTCTCCTCTCGCGAAGAGCGGTCTTGGTTCCGGGAAGCAGAGATATACCAGACGGTCATGCTGCGCCATGAAAACATCCTTGGCTTCATTGCTGCCGACAACAAAG ATAATGGCACGtggacacagctgtggctcgtCTCGGACTACCACGAGCACGGCTCCCTGTTTGACTACCTTAACCGGTACACGGTGACCATCGAGGGGATGATCAAGTTGGCCCTGTCTGCCGCGAGCGGGCTGGCACACCTGCACATGGAGATCGTGGGCACCCAAG GGAAGCCTGGAATTGCTCATCGAGACTTAAAGTCAAAGAACATCCTGGTGAAGAAGAATGGCATGTGCGCCATCGCAGACCTGGGCCTGGCCGTCCGTCACGATGCCGTCACTGACACCATTGACATTGCCCCTAACCAAAGGGTGGGAACCAAACG ATACATGGCCCCCGAAGTACTTGATGAAACCATCAACATGAAGCACTTCGACTCCTTCAAGTGTGCGGACATCTATGCCCTCGGGCTCGTGTATTGGGAGATTGCCCGAAGATGCAACTCTGGAG GAGTCCATGAAGAATATCAGCTGCCATATTATGACCTAGTGCCCTCTGACCCTTCCATCGAGGAGATGCGGAAGGTCGTATGTGACCAGAAGCTGCGTCCCAACATCCCCAACTGGTGGCAGAGTTATGAG GCGCTGCGGGTGATGGGGAAGATGATGCGGGAGTGCTGGTACGCCAACGGCGCGGCCCGCCTCACTGCGCTGCGCATCAAGAAGACCCTGTCCCAGCTCAGCGTGCAGGAGGACGTGAAGATCTAG